A genomic segment from Glycine max cultivar Williams 82 chromosome 1, Glycine_max_v4.0, whole genome shotgun sequence encodes:
- the LOC102664659 gene encoding uncharacterized protein, which yields MPLYSKFLKDLLTKKGKYIHSDNIVVEGNCSVVIQRILPPKYKDPGSVTIPCSIGTVSVGKALIDLGANINLMPLSMCRRIGELEIMPTSMTLQLADCSITRPYDVVEDVLVKVRQFTFPADFVIMDIEEDAEIPLILGRPFMLTTNCVVDMGKGNLQMGIEDHI from the coding sequence ATGCCACTTTACTCcaagtttttgaaagatttactGACCAAGAAGGGCAAATATATCCATAGTGATAATATTGTGGTGGAGGGAAACTGCAGTGTTGTTATCCAAAGAATCCTTCcacctaaatacaaggatccaGGGAGTGTCACAATCCCTTGCTCTATTGGTACAGTGTCTGTTGGGAAAGCCCTCATTGATTTGGGGGCCAACATAAATTTGatgcctctctccatgtgcagaaggatTGGAGAGCTGGAAATTATGCCAACAAGTATGACATTACAGCTGGCAGATTGTTCTATTACAAGGCCTTATGACGTGGTTGAAGATGTTTTAGTCAAGGTGCGACAATTTACCTTCCCTGCAGATTTCGTGATCATGGATATTGAAGAGGATGCTGAAATCCCGCTGATTTTGGGTCGTCCCTTCATGTTAACCACCAATTGTGTGGTGGATATGGGGAAAGGTAATCTGCAAATGGGAATAGAAGATCAcatttga